One genomic region from Clarias gariepinus isolate MV-2021 ecotype Netherlands chromosome 22, CGAR_prim_01v2, whole genome shotgun sequence encodes:
- the zgc:56699 gene encoding gametocyte-specific factor 1, whose protein sequence is MCSRDLGAVFRATLSSRGEIVFRFLIIYWVEEGYRRELQVKNMSTIRFGSSLGASRTTGSAIVANGDEDKPVDDADPNTIIQCPYDKNHQIRACRFPYHILKCAKNHPKLASELKSCPYNAKHLVSRHELAHHIEHCRDKPLTTMEDDSIAKPNPKFHVPIKWTAPACEEDWEQEVDDNAATFMWGVSNNSLPVNNKFEPPATNGCNVGVRAPRTLPWKSCKF, encoded by the exons ATGTGCTCACGTGACTTGGGGGCTGTATTTAGGGCCACATTGAGCTCACGGGGTGAAATTGTGTTTcggtttttaattatttattgggTTGAGGAGGGATACAG GCGGGAGCTCCAGGTGAAAAACATGTCCACCATCAGGTTTGGAAGCAGTCTTGGTGCCTCCAGGACCACCGGAAGTGCTATTGTTGCTAATGGAGACGAAG ACAAACCAGTTGATGATGCTGATCCAAACACAATAATTCAGTGCCCTTATGACAAAAACCATCAGATCCGGGCGTGTCGCTTCCCCTATCACATTCTCAAGTGTGCCAAG AATCACCCCAAACTGGCAAGTGAACTTAAGTCATGCCCCTACAATGCTAAGCACTTGGTTTCCAGGCATGAGCTGGCACATCATATTGAGCACTGTCGAGACAAACCGCTAACCACCATGGAGGACG ATAGCATTGCTAAGCCGAACCCAAAATTTCACGTGCCTATCAAGTGGACAGCCCCTGCATGTGAGGAGGACTGGGAACAAG AGGTTGATGACAATGCTGCTACTTTCATGTGGGGCGTGAGCAACAATTCACTCCCAGTTAATAACAA GTTTGAGCCGCCAGCCACAAACGGCTGTAATGTTGGGGTCCGTGCACCTCGAACTCTTCCCTGGAAATCCTGTAAGTTCTGA
- the rprm3 gene encoding reprimo, TP53 dependent G2 arrest mediator homolog 3: protein MLRLVSAPSGVTGQLGMNASDGLGVLNRTREQLDGARACCNITTSAASVTGSDEREQFVARLVQIAVLCVLSLTVVFGVFFLGCNLLIKSESMMNLLAEERRPSKDTELITAA, encoded by the coding sequence ATGTTGCGTCTTGTAAGTGCGCCCTCAGGTGTCACGGGTCAGCTCGGGATGAACGCGTCCGACGGATTAGGAGTCCTTAACCGGACGCGGGAGCAGCTGGACGGCGCGCGCGCTTGCTGCAACATCACCACCTCCGCCGCGTCTGTCACCGGCAGCGACGAGCGCGAGCAGTTCGTGGCGCGGCTCGTGCAGATCGCCGTGCTCTGCGTGCTCTCGCTCACCGTCGTCTTCGGCGTCTTCTTTCTCGGCTGTAACCTCCTCATCAAGTCCGAGAGCATGATGAACCTGCTGGCCGAGGAGCGCAGACCGTCCAAGGACACGGAGCTCATCACCGCCGCGTGA